The proteins below come from a single Pedobacter aquae genomic window:
- a CDS encoding lamin tail domain-containing protein has translation MRKILLLFLIICYKNSFAQINEAFSDGNFTNNPTWIGQNADLNFIVVNEQLRSNHTTANASFAIATENTKALGCTWEFNCVLQFATSGANYVDVYLISNTSDLRATNINGYFVRIGNTADEIALYRRSGTSATSTKIIDGRDGLVSSSTNNNFKIKVSRTANAIFNLERDSTGTGNAYRSEGTVTDNTFTSTNWFGFLVQQSTATFFQKHFFDNIIVQDLVVDVNPPVLNTIVPDSNKITLNFNEAVASAEASNRLNYLINPGNIIPATVNVSGSTVVLNLANSLNTNSYNISINNIKDLSGNTITSPISRNFNYRRPYRARVNDIVINEIFADPSPQIGLPAVEFIELWNRTAENIQLNGYKFSDATTTFTFTGDTIKANEYLIICARADTTLLKPFGRVMGISPWPSLNNASDQLSFFNDVNTLINHVNYNDTWYRDATKRAGGWSLEMIDPLTSCKASQNYSASINPIGGTPGAQNSIYLSNRTVNPLLANNAAIKDSVTVLVTFNRGLDSLQASIRTNYSLNNGLGNPQSISLLAPDFSQAELKYPAPLSRNLTYTLTLFNIADCGVSTINNQTLSFIYPGLLEAKDFIVNEVLFNPKPGGVDFVEVYNRSDKILDLKDLNIASLNAEKDSLISIRAVSAATLLAEPGSYWVLTTNSDQIKTAYQTLNPSHFVQMTSMPAYNDSEGVVVLLDKNNKRIDQFNYDAKMHFKLLRDVEGVSLERVSANEETNKPGNFKSATSTVGYATPAYQNSQTLNDFVTNEEFTLSGKSFSPDNDGFEDILTINYKLPNSGFVAKISIFDDKGQLVKKLIENQNVSAEGSFTWDGFNENNSLLKTGIYIVYAEFFDLKSEIKKFKKAVTLASKLN, from the coding sequence ATGAGAAAGATTTTACTATTATTTTTGATTATATGCTATAAAAACTCTTTTGCACAGATAAATGAAGCATTTTCTGACGGTAATTTTACTAATAACCCAACTTGGATAGGACAAAATGCTGATTTGAACTTTATTGTGGTGAATGAGCAGCTACGTTCTAACCATACAACTGCTAATGCAAGCTTTGCTATAGCTACAGAAAACACAAAAGCTTTGGGTTGCACTTGGGAGTTTAATTGTGTTTTACAATTTGCAACATCCGGAGCTAATTATGTTGATGTTTACCTCATCAGCAATACATCAGACCTTAGAGCTACAAATATTAACGGCTATTTTGTAAGAATTGGTAATACTGCTGATGAAATTGCACTTTATAGAAGAAGTGGCACAAGTGCTACAAGTACTAAAATTATTGATGGTAGAGATGGTTTGGTATCAAGCTCAACCAATAATAATTTCAAAATAAAAGTAAGTAGAACGGCGAATGCAATATTTAATTTGGAAAGAGATAGTACTGGCACAGGAAACGCTTACCGCTCTGAAGGAACAGTTACCGATAATACTTTTACCAGCACCAATTGGTTTGGCTTTTTAGTTCAGCAGTCTACAGCTACATTTTTTCAAAAGCATTTTTTTGATAACATCATAGTACAAGATTTGGTTGTTGATGTAAATCCGCCTGTATTAAATACTATTGTACCAGACTCTAATAAAATAACCTTAAACTTTAATGAAGCTGTTGCATCGGCAGAAGCCAGTAACCGTTTAAATTATCTGATAAATCCTGGAAATATCATCCCGGCAACGGTAAATGTAAGTGGTAGTACCGTAGTTTTAAATTTAGCAAACAGCTTAAATACAAACTCTTACAACATCAGTATTAATAATATAAAAGATTTAAGTGGAAATACCATTACCAGTCCAATAAGCAGAAATTTCAATTACAGAAGACCTTATCGGGCTAGAGTTAATGATATTGTGATTAATGAAATATTTGCCGACCCATCGCCACAAATAGGTTTACCTGCGGTTGAGTTTATTGAGCTTTGGAATCGTACTGCAGAAAACATCCAATTAAATGGCTATAAGTTTAGCGATGCTACTACAACATTTACATTTACTGGAGATACAATAAAAGCAAATGAATATTTGATTATTTGTGCCCGGGCAGATACTACTTTATTAAAACCTTTTGGTAGAGTTATGGGAATTTCTCCTTGGCCATCTTTAAACAACGCATCAGACCAATTAAGTTTTTTTAATGATGTAAATACGTTAATCAACCATGTAAATTATAATGACACTTGGTATAGAGATGCAACAAAAAGAGCTGGTGGTTGGTCATTAGAAATGATAGACCCTTTAACAAGTTGCAAAGCATCGCAAAATTATTCGGCCAGTATAAACCCCATTGGCGGGACACCGGGTGCACAAAACAGCATTTATTTAAGTAACAGAACAGTAAATCCGCTATTAGCAAATAACGCGGCAATAAAAGATAGTGTTACCGTATTGGTAACTTTTAACCGTGGATTAGACAGTTTACAAGCATCTATCAGAACAAATTACAGCTTAAATAATGGTTTAGGAAATCCCCAAAGTATAAGCTTATTAGCCCCAGATTTTTCTCAGGCAGAACTAAAATATCCAGCTCCGCTAAGCAGAAATTTAACTTATACCCTTACACTTTTTAACATTGCAGATTGCGGTGTAAGTACCATCAATAATCAAACGCTTTCATTTATCTATCCGGGTTTATTAGAAGCTAAAGACTTTATTGTTAATGAGGTTTTGTTTAATCCTAAACCTGGCGGAGTAGATTTTGTAGAAGTATATAACCGTTCTGATAAAATTTTAGATTTAAAAGATTTAAACATTGCTAGCCTCAATGCAGAAAAAGACTCTTTAATTAGTATAAGAGCAGTAAGTGCAGCTACCCTATTAGCAGAACCCGGTAGTTATTGGGTGCTTACCACCAATTCAGATCAGATTAAAACAGCTTATCAAACTTTAAATCCTTCTCATTTTGTGCAGATGACTAGTATGCCTGCTTATAATGATTCTGAAGGCGTTGTTGTATTGTTAGATAAAAACAACAAGCGCATAGACCAATTTAATTATGATGCAAAAATGCATTTTAAGCTTTTAAGAGATGTAGAAGGCGTGTCTTTGGAAAGGGTATCAGCAAATGAAGAAACCAATAAACCGGGGAATTTTAAATCGGCAACATCAACAGTTGGCTATGCCACGCCTGCTTATCAAAATTCTCAAACGTTAAACGATTTTGTTACAAACGAAGAATTTACCCTCTCTGGAAAAAGTTTTTCGCCTGATAATGATGGCTTTGAGGATATTTTAACCATAAACTACAAATTACCTAACAGCGGTTTTGTAGCTAAAATTTCTATTTTTGATGATAAAGGACAATTGGTAAAAAAACTGATTGAAAACCAAAATGTTTCTGCTGAAGGAAGTTTTACTTGGGATGGCTTCAACGAAAATAACAGTCTTTTAAAAACAGGAATTTATATTGTTTATGCTGAGTTTTTCGACTTAAAGTCTGAAATAAAAAAGTTCAAAAAGGCGGTGACTTTAGCCTCAAAATTAAATTAA
- a CDS encoding NAD-dependent epimerase/dehydratase family protein, giving the protein MTEHILVLGSNGQIGTELVTALRKAYGFNKVVACDIRRPDYDIKNAGPFEFVNVLDKENLKAVYEKYKPKQVYLLAALLSATGEQNPKLAWDLNMNGLLNVLDFSIEYRTQKVYWPSSIAVFGPSSPKNQTPQFCTMDPNTVYGISKLAGERWCEYYFQKFGLDVRSIRYPGIISWKAMPGGGTTDYAIHIFHDALKKKTYQSFLSAETDLPMMYMDDAIRGTIELMDAPAENIQIRSSYNFDGLSFNPEELAAEIRKHIPDFTLTYGDNDPRQAIANSWPKSIDDSYAEKDWNWSPKFDLQKITSEMLRNLGKG; this is encoded by the coding sequence ATGACAGAGCACATACTAGTTTTAGGTTCTAATGGGCAAATAGGTACCGAGTTGGTTACCGCCCTCAGAAAAGCCTATGGTTTTAATAAAGTGGTAGCCTGCGATATCCGCAGGCCCGATTATGACATTAAAAATGCTGGTCCGTTTGAGTTTGTAAACGTTTTAGATAAAGAAAACCTAAAAGCTGTTTATGAAAAATACAAACCCAAACAAGTTTATTTATTGGCCGCATTACTATCTGCAACTGGCGAGCAAAACCCAAAATTAGCTTGGGATTTAAATATGAATGGCTTGCTTAATGTACTTGATTTTTCTATCGAGTACCGCACACAAAAAGTCTACTGGCCAAGTTCTATCGCCGTTTTTGGGCCATCATCACCAAAAAACCAAACACCACAATTTTGTACTATGGACCCAAATACCGTTTATGGTATTAGTAAACTTGCTGGCGAAAGATGGTGCGAATATTATTTCCAAAAATTTGGTTTGGATGTAAGAAGCATACGTTATCCGGGTATCATCAGCTGGAAAGCCATGCCGGGCGGAGGAACAACAGATTACGCCATCCATATTTTTCATGATGCTTTAAAGAAGAAAACATACCAAAGCTTTCTATCTGCCGAAACAGATTTACCCATGATGTATATGGATGATGCTATTCGCGGCACTATTGAATTGATGGATGCTCCGGCAGAAAATATCCAAATTCGTTCTAGCTATAATTTTGATGGACTTAGCTTTAATCCAGAAGAATTAGCTGCTGAGATTAGAAAACATATTCCTGACTTTACTTTAACCTACGGCGATAATGACCCCAGACAAGCCATTGCTAACAGTTGGCCAAAATCTATTGATGACAGCTATGCGGAAAAAGACTGGAATTGGTCGCCAAAATTTGACCTTCAAAAAATAACTAGCGAAATGCTGAGAAATCTGGGAAAGGGTTAA
- a CDS encoding YebC/PmpR family DNA-binding transcriptional regulator, with the protein MGRAFEFRKERKFKRWAKMAVQFTRIGKDIVIAVKEGGPSPETNSRLRTAIQNAKAVNMPKDRVDAAIKRASDKSTAGYEEIVYEGYGPNGVAVLVETATDNTNRTVANVRSYFNKCNGALGKTGSLDFIFKRVSSFRFTPGDFDLEELEFELIDAGLEEIFVEANEEGEDEVVVHAAFEDFGKMQKALEEKGIELKQAKLERIALSYTEVNEEQAADILKLLDKLEEDDDVQAVYHNMAE; encoded by the coding sequence ATGGGAAGAGCATTTGAATTCCGTAAAGAAAGAAAATTTAAGCGTTGGGCTAAAATGGCCGTACAATTTACCCGTATAGGTAAAGATATTGTTATTGCCGTTAAAGAAGGCGGACCAAGTCCAGAAACCAACTCGAGATTAAGAACTGCTATACAAAATGCCAAGGCAGTAAATATGCCAAAAGACCGTGTAGATGCAGCCATTAAAAGAGCTTCTGATAAAAGTACTGCGGGTTATGAGGAAATTGTTTATGAAGGTTACGGCCCAAATGGTGTTGCTGTTTTGGTTGAAACCGCTACCGATAATACCAACAGAACAGTAGCAAACGTACGTAGCTATTTTAATAAATGTAATGGCGCTTTAGGAAAAACTGGCTCTTTAGACTTCATTTTCAAAAGAGTATCGTCTTTTAGATTTACTCCCGGAGATTTTGATCTTGAAGAACTAGAATTTGAACTGATTGATGCTGGTTTAGAGGAAATATTTGTTGAAGCCAACGAAGAGGGCGAAGACGAGGTAGTAGTACATGCTGCTTTTGAAGATTTTGGTAAGATGCAAAAAGCTTTAGAAGAAAAAGGTATTGAACTTAAACAAGCCAAATTAGAGCGTATTGCACTTTCATACACAGAAGTTAATGAAGAGCAAGCTGCCGATATTTTAAAATTATTAGATAAACTGGAAGAGGATGACGATGTACAAGCAGTTTATCATAACATGGCAGAATAA
- a CDS encoding ATP-binding protein, whose product MGKINLIPTEKIIERLRYENPWWVNKSIPEMYSSMAKRLYFNLFYPYVIEKNIRRALVLMGPRRVGKTVMLFHSIQELLAENINPQKIFFIGIDNPIYVHLSLEDILNLCKQSLHLENLNHCYIFFDEIQYLKDWERHLKVLVDSYPETKFIVSGSAAAALKWHSTESGAGRFTDFMLPPLTFQEYIHLKKMNHLIYDGHISYGDNQIPYCLTHDIKTLNKEFVHYLNFGGYPEVVLSEKIQSDMGRYVKNDIVDKVLLRDLPSLYGIKDVQELNRFFTYLAYNTGNEFSYETMSKESSIQKDTLKKYLEYLEAAFLIKVLNKVDINAKRLKRITSFKVYLTNSSLRTALFSPINETDTEMGNMVETVVLSQWMHREKLDLTYARWKEGRSEGEVDLVLVDDRKFKPVWGVEIKWSNRYFDKPKELKSLINFCKSNNIQKALVTSIDQSGLKHIEDLAFSFLPVSVYSYNIGNITLKMKNAT is encoded by the coding sequence ATGGGTAAAATTAATCTTATTCCGACAGAGAAAATAATTGAGAGATTACGTTATGAAAATCCTTGGTGGGTTAATAAGAGCATCCCTGAGATGTACAGTTCTATGGCTAAGCGCCTATATTTTAACTTGTTTTATCCATACGTAATTGAAAAAAATATTCGTAGAGCTTTAGTATTAATGGGTCCTAGGCGGGTGGGCAAAACAGTCATGTTATTTCATAGTATTCAAGAATTATTAGCAGAAAATATAAATCCACAAAAGATATTTTTTATTGGTATCGATAATCCTATTTATGTTCATTTAAGTTTAGAAGATATACTAAATCTATGTAAACAATCTCTTCATCTTGAAAATCTTAATCATTGTTATATCTTCTTTGATGAAATACAATATCTTAAAGATTGGGAACGCCACCTTAAAGTGTTAGTTGACTCTTATCCTGAAACTAAATTTATAGTATCAGGTTCTGCAGCAGCGGCTTTAAAATGGCACAGTACTGAAAGTGGCGCAGGAAGATTTACTGATTTTATGCTCCCTCCTCTAACCTTTCAAGAGTATATACATCTAAAGAAAATGAATCATCTTATTTATGATGGACATATAAGTTACGGTGATAATCAAATTCCATATTGTCTTACACACGATATTAAAACTTTAAATAAAGAATTTGTTCATTACCTCAATTTTGGCGGATACCCTGAAGTAGTGTTAAGTGAAAAGATCCAGAGCGACATGGGTAGATATGTAAAAAATGATATTGTTGATAAAGTATTGCTGCGTGATTTACCAAGTTTATATGGTATTAAAGACGTTCAAGAATTAAATCGCTTTTTCACATATCTGGCTTATAATACAGGAAACGAATTTTCTTATGAAACCATGAGTAAAGAAAGTAGCATACAAAAAGACACATTAAAAAAGTATCTAGAATATTTAGAAGCTGCTTTCCTTATTAAGGTTTTAAATAAAGTAGATATAAATGCAAAGCGTTTAAAACGTATAACTAGTTTCAAAGTTTATTTAACAAATTCCTCTTTAAGAACAGCTTTATTCTCTCCTATTAATGAAACTGATACTGAAATGGGTAATATGGTTGAGACAGTAGTATTATCTCAATGGATGCATAGAGAAAAATTAGACCTAACTTATGCTAGATGGAAAGAAGGTAGAAGCGAAGGAGAAGTGGATTTAGTATTAGTTGATGATAGGAAATTTAAACCAGTTTGGGGAGTAGAAATAAAGTGGAGTAATAGATATTTTGACAAGCCAAAAGAGTTAAAAAGCTTAATTAATTTCTGTAAAAGTAACAACATTCAGAAAGCCTTAGTTACTTCAATTGATCAATCGGGATTAAAACATATTGAAGATTTAGCATTTTCATTTTTACCAGTATCTGTATACAGTTATAACATAGGCAACATCACTTTAAAAATGAAAAATGCTACTTAA
- a CDS encoding GDSL-type esterase/lipase family protein codes for MKHFLKFLLVIAFLFSGGIIQAQPAKAPFYKEIAQYKKQDSLRFPQKNAVLFVGSSSLRLWKDLENVFKAYGAINRGFGGSNLADAIYYADDIIFPYQPKHIFIYSGENDIASGASVDVTVDRFKILFNLIRKQIPKARISYISIKPSISRERFDAAFQDANAKIKFFLSSQPATDFIDVYQAMLAENGKVQQDIFIQDNLHMNQKGYDIWIKVLKPYF; via the coding sequence ATGAAACATTTTTTAAAGTTCTTATTGGTTATTGCTTTCTTATTTTCGGGAGGTATTATACAAGCTCAGCCTGCTAAAGCTCCCTTTTATAAAGAGATAGCGCAATACAAAAAGCAAGACTCGCTTCGTTTTCCTCAAAAAAATGCTGTACTCTTTGTAGGAAGTTCTTCCTTAAGATTATGGAAAGATTTAGAAAATGTCTTTAAAGCTTATGGAGCTATCAATCGTGGATTTGGAGGCTCAAATTTAGCTGATGCTATTTATTATGCCGATGATATTATTTTTCCTTATCAGCCAAAGCATATTTTTATTTATAGTGGAGAAAATGATATTGCCAGCGGAGCAAGTGTTGATGTTACGGTAGATAGGTTCAAAATCCTATTTAATCTGATTAGAAAGCAAATCCCAAAAGCTAGAATTTCTTATATCTCTATTAAACCAAGCATCAGCAGAGAAAGATTTGATGCTGCTTTTCAAGATGCTAACGCTAAAATCAAATTTTTTTTAAGCTCGCAACCCGCAACAGATTTTATTGATGTTTACCAAGCCATGCTAGCTGAAAATGGTAAGGTACAACAAGATATTTTTATCCAAGATAATTTACACATGAACCAAAAGGGATATGATATTTGGATTAAGGTATTGAAGCCGTATTTTTAA
- a CDS encoding carboxylesterase family protein has protein sequence MRILSSILLLVVLSFEMKAQDISKFKDETFIYKGDTLPVRVLYPKNFDATKKYPLVLFLHGRGESGNNNKSQLIHGSKLFLEKQDEFPAIVVFPQCSKDSYWANVNIVTDKEKGKRHFNFQQGGKPTKAMSLLLAYLKELKKLAYLDEDRFYVGGLSMGGMGTYELLRRQPNTFAAAFAICGGDHVKNVRKYAHKVNLWIFHGAKDDVVIPEFSLLIHEELKRLGANPKYTVYPDANHNSWDPAFKEPELLPWLFSHKK, from the coding sequence ATGAGAATTTTAAGTAGCATATTATTATTGGTTGTCCTGAGTTTTGAAATGAAAGCTCAGGATATTTCTAAGTTTAAGGATGAAACTTTTATCTATAAAGGAGATACTTTGCCAGTGAGGGTTTTGTATCCTAAAAATTTTGATGCTACAAAGAAATATCCACTCGTACTGTTTTTACATGGTCGTGGCGAGAGCGGAAATAACAATAAAAGTCAGCTGATACATGGCTCTAAATTATTTTTAGAAAAGCAGGATGAATTTCCTGCTATTGTGGTTTTTCCGCAGTGTTCTAAAGATAGCTACTGGGCCAATGTGAACATTGTTACAGATAAAGAAAAAGGTAAAAGGCATTTCAACTTTCAGCAAGGTGGTAAGCCTACTAAAGCCATGTCTTTGCTGTTGGCTTATTTAAAAGAACTTAAAAAATTAGCTTATTTAGATGAAGATAGATTTTACGTAGGAGGCTTATCTATGGGTGGAATGGGAACTTATGAACTATTACGTAGGCAGCCCAATACATTTGCAGCAGCTTTTGCCATTTGCGGCGGAGACCATGTGAAAAATGTTAGAAAATACGCTCATAAAGTTAATTTATGGATTTTTCATGGCGCAAAAGACGATGTTGTGATACCAGAATTTTCTTTATTGATACATGAGGAATTGAAACGTTTAGGCGCTAACCCAAAATATACGGTTTACCCGGATGCCAACCATAACAGCTGGGATCCTGCTTTCAAAGAACCAGAACTTCTGCCTTGGTTGTTTTCGCATAAAAAATAA
- the bglX gene encoding beta-glucosidase BglX has product MKNKFFILLALTACCVTILTACAQQKNIQSRPQNKMDVFISDLMSKMTIEEKIGQLNLLTGGEAITGTTGNSDLETKVKHGEVGGFFSLTTPARIRKVQELAVNNTRLKIPLIFGLDVIHGYKTTFPIPLGLSATWDMPLIEKTARIAAEEASADGINWTFSPMVDISRDPRWGRVSEGNGEDPFLGAEIARAMVKGYQGDDLAKYNTLMACVKHFALYGAGEAGRDYNTVDMSKVRMYNEFMPPYKAAIEAGAGSVMTSFNEIDGVPASANQWLLTDLLRKDWKFDGLVVTDYTAINEMIDHGIGNLQEVSAKAVKAGVDMDMVGEGFLTTLKKSLDEGKVSEADINRACRLILEAKYKLGLFDDPYRYCNEERAKTTLFTAENRKFAREVAAKSFVLLKNTAIAGQVNAVLPLKRTGTIALIGPLADSRVNMPGTWSVSTDLAKAVSVKDGLQQVAGPQVKILHALGSNLIEDAAYQARATMFGREIPRDNRPKEQVLQEALAIAKKADVIVAALGESSEMSGESSSRTDIQIPKIQRELLEELVKTGKPVVLVLFTGRPLDLSWEEKNVPAILNTWFGGTETGLAIADVLFGDVNPSGKLTATFPQNIGQIPLYYNHKNTGRPLAEGKWFTKFKSNYLDVSNEPLYPFGYGLSYTTFDIQAPVLDKTTLRSGEKINISVSVKNTGKVDGAEVVQLYIRDLVGSITRPVKELKGFQKVYLKAGETKNLTFTLSEEDLKFYNSNLDFVAEPGDFKIFVGNSSANVKSADFKLE; this is encoded by the coding sequence ATGAAGAACAAGTTTTTTATTCTATTAGCCCTTACCGCATGTTGTGTTACCATATTAACAGCATGTGCACAACAAAAAAATATACAAAGCCGTCCACAAAATAAAATGGATGTCTTTATCAGTGATTTAATGTCTAAAATGACCATCGAAGAAAAGATTGGTCAGCTAAATTTATTAACAGGTGGCGAAGCCATTACAGGTACTACCGGAAATTCTGATTTAGAAACTAAAGTAAAACATGGCGAAGTAGGCGGTTTTTTTAGCTTAACTACGCCAGCTAGAATTAGAAAAGTTCAAGAACTTGCCGTTAACAACACTCGTCTAAAAATTCCTTTAATTTTTGGGTTAGACGTGATACATGGTTATAAAACAACTTTCCCTATTCCACTAGGCTTATCAGCCACTTGGGATATGCCTTTGATAGAAAAAACAGCTCGTATAGCAGCAGAAGAGGCTTCTGCAGATGGTATCAATTGGACTTTTTCACCAATGGTAGATATTTCCAGAGACCCACGTTGGGGCCGTGTTTCTGAAGGTAATGGTGAAGACCCTTTTTTAGGAGCAGAAATAGCCAGAGCTATGGTTAAAGGCTACCAAGGCGATGATTTAGCTAAATACAATACCTTAATGGCTTGTGTAAAGCATTTTGCCCTTTATGGAGCAGGCGAAGCCGGAAGAGATTATAACACCGTAGATATGAGTAAAGTGAGGATGTATAACGAGTTTATGCCTCCTTATAAAGCTGCCATAGAAGCGGGAGCAGGAAGTGTGATGACATCTTTTAACGAGATTGATGGTGTACCAGCATCGGCAAACCAATGGTTATTAACTGATTTATTACGTAAAGATTGGAAATTTGATGGCTTAGTTGTAACAGATTATACTGCTATCAATGAAATGATAGACCATGGTATAGGTAACTTACAAGAAGTATCAGCCAAAGCGGTAAAAGCTGGTGTAGATATGGATATGGTGGGCGAAGGTTTCTTAACAACTTTGAAGAAATCTTTAGACGAAGGTAAAGTTTCTGAAGCTGATATCAACAGAGCTTGCAGATTGATTTTAGAAGCTAAATATAAATTAGGTTTGTTTGATGACCCTTACCGTTATTGCAACGAGGAAAGAGCTAAAACAACCCTTTTTACAGCAGAAAATAGAAAATTTGCCCGCGAAGTAGCGGCTAAAAGTTTTGTGCTCCTTAAAAATACAGCTATCGCTGGACAGGTAAATGCTGTTTTACCTTTAAAAAGAACAGGAACTATTGCTTTAATTGGTCCTTTGGCAGATAGCCGTGTGAATATGCCAGGCACTTGGAGCGTTTCAACAGATTTAGCTAAAGCTGTTTCGGTAAAAGACGGTTTACAGCAAGTTGCTGGTCCACAAGTGAAAATTCTCCATGCTTTAGGTTCTAATTTAATTGAAGATGCAGCCTATCAAGCCAGAGCAACCATGTTTGGCAGAGAAATCCCAAGAGACAATCGCCCAAAAGAGCAGGTTTTACAAGAAGCCCTTGCTATTGCTAAAAAAGCCGATGTTATTGTTGCCGCTTTAGGTGAAAGCTCTGAAATGAGCGGAGAAAGTTCTAGCAGAACAGATATCCAAATCCCAAAAATACAAAGAGAGCTTTTAGAAGAATTGGTTAAAACAGGTAAACCTGTGGTACTGGTATTGTTTACAGGCCGGCCTTTAGATTTAAGTTGGGAAGAAAAGAACGTTCCTGCTATCCTAAACACTTGGTTTGGTGGTACAGAAACAGGTTTGGCTATCGCCGATGTTTTATTTGGCGATGTTAACCCGTCAGGTAAATTAACCGCTACTTTCCCTCAAAATATTGGGCAAATTCCTTTGTATTATAATCATAAAAATACTGGTAGGCCATTAGCAGAAGGTAAATGGTTTACCAAGTTTAAATCAAATTATTTAGATGTAAGTAACGAGCCACTTTATCCTTTCGGGTATGGTTTAAGCTACACAACTTTTGATATTCAAGCGCCTGTATTAGATAAAACTACCTTACGTTCTGGCGAGAAAATCAATATCAGCGTAAGCGTAAAAAATACAGGTAAAGTAGATGGCGCAGAAGTTGTACAATTATACATTAGAGATTTGGTAGGTTCTATAACCAGACCGGTTAAAGAGCTTAAGGGTTTCCAAAAAGTGTATTTAAAAGCTGGCGAAACTAAAAATCTTACCTTTACTTTAAGCGAGGAAGATTTGAAATTTTATAATAGTAATTTAGATTTTGTAGCAGAGCCTGGCGATTTTAAAATTTTTGTAGGCAATAGCTCAGCAAACGTAAAATCTGCCGATTTTAAATTAGAATAA